The Caldicellulosiruptor changbaiensis genome has a segment encoding these proteins:
- a CDS encoding aminotransferase class I/II-fold pyridoxal phosphate-dependent enzyme: MNLERFLSRSVQSVPPSGIRKFFDIVSEMKDALSLGVGEPDFVTPWSIRDMGIYSIEEGHTHYTSNYGLLELRKEISNYLKRRFDLNYPNYREQILVTVGASEAIDIALRSIINPGDEVLIPEPSFVSYKPCTIFAGGIPVEVPTKAENDFKLRADDIIPKITPRTKALILSYPNNPTGAIMTKEDLKELVDVLKDKDIIVISDEIYAELTYEGEHVSIANFPEMKDKTILINGFSKAFAMTGWRLGFVAANEVFIKAMAKVHQYIIMSAPTFSQYAAIEALRSGAAEVEKMREEYNRRRRYMVSRFNKMGLECFEPKGAFYVFPSIKSTGLSSEVFAEKLLYQQKVAVVPGTAFGSCGEGFIRCSYAYSIETIKEALDRIEKFVTNFKAPTHSQETQKNSVVVEQ, translated from the coding sequence GTGAACTTAGAAAGATTTCTATCAAGGTCTGTTCAAAGTGTTCCACCTTCTGGTATTCGAAAATTCTTTGATATCGTCTCTGAAATGAAAGACGCTCTTTCGCTTGGCGTTGGGGAGCCAGACTTTGTTACACCCTGGAGTATAAGAGACATGGGCATATACTCTATTGAAGAAGGGCATACACATTACACATCAAACTATGGACTACTTGAACTCAGAAAAGAAATCAGCAATTACCTAAAGAGAAGATTTGACCTTAACTACCCCAATTATAGAGAACAAATTTTAGTTACAGTTGGTGCAAGTGAAGCTATTGACATTGCACTAAGAAGTATTATAAATCCTGGCGATGAGGTATTAATTCCTGAACCTTCATTTGTTTCTTATAAACCCTGTACAATTTTTGCAGGGGGTATTCCTGTTGAGGTTCCGACAAAAGCAGAAAATGATTTTAAACTTCGAGCAGATGATATAATTCCTAAAATTACACCACGGACAAAAGCTCTAATACTTTCATATCCAAATAATCCAACAGGCGCAATTATGACTAAAGAGGACTTAAAAGAGCTTGTCGATGTTCTGAAGGATAAAGACATTATTGTTATTTCAGATGAAATATATGCTGAGCTTACATATGAGGGTGAACATGTTTCTATTGCCAATTTTCCAGAGATGAAAGATAAAACAATACTAATAAACGGTTTTTCGAAGGCGTTTGCAATGACAGGTTGGAGACTTGGGTTTGTTGCAGCAAATGAGGTTTTTATAAAAGCAATGGCAAAAGTACATCAGTACATTATAATGAGTGCTCCCACGTTTTCCCAGTACGCTGCAATTGAAGCCTTACGTAGTGGGGCAGCTGAAGTTGAAAAGATGAGAGAGGAGTACAATCGCCGAAGACGATATATGGTGAGTAGGTTCAATAAGATGGGACTTGAATGTTTTGAACCAAAAGGAGCGTTTTATGTCTTTCCCTCAATAAAATCAACTGGACTTTCATCAGAAGTGTTTGCTGAGAAGCTTTTGTATCAGCAAAAGGTAGCCGTTGTACCAGGAACTGCATTTGGAAGTTGTGGAGAGGGGTTTATCAGGTGCTCATATGCATATTCAATAGAAACTATAAAAGAGGCTTTAGACAGAATAGAAAAGTTTGTAACAAATTTTAAAGCTCCAACTCACAGCCAAGAAACTCAGAAAAATAGTGTGGTAGTGGAGCAGTGA
- a CDS encoding RluA family pseudouridine synthase produces the protein MRLVYVIKKEDLNMTYKEILRKKLFLSSTLLSKLKSNGQIRFIPPIFSINQHPTAESIIELELKDIYSNIVPIKGSIDILFEDQFFLFVNKPSGIPSHPSKGHYFDTLANNVEWYLNSQGVTSHIINRLDKDTSGIVVFAKNSYFHSIVSSEFEKRTIEKTYIAVVDGILTKKSGFIEKPISRSNDGIKREINEDGDYAITYYEVIAYKSNYSILKLKPITGRTHQLRVHLASIGYPIVGDVLYGTGKYKDFPLLLHAYSIKFDFNLIERQYNITAPLPHYFSEFLGCELEL, from the coding sequence ATGAGACTTGTATACGTCATAAAAAAAGAGGATTTGAATATGACATACAAAGAAATTCTAAGAAAAAAGTTATTTCTCTCATCAACCCTTTTAAGCAAGCTAAAATCAAATGGACAAATAAGGTTTATACCACCAATTTTTTCAATCAATCAACACCCAACTGCCGAGTCAATAATAGAGCTTGAACTAAAGGATATCTATTCAAATATAGTTCCAATAAAAGGTAGTATTGATATTTTATTTGAAGATCAATTCTTTTTGTTTGTAAACAAGCCATCTGGTATTCCATCACATCCATCTAAAGGTCATTACTTTGACACTCTTGCAAATAATGTTGAGTGGTATTTAAATTCTCAAGGAGTTACGTCACATATAATAAACAGGTTAGACAAAGACACTTCTGGAATTGTAGTATTTGCCAAAAACTCTTACTTTCACAGTATAGTTTCTTCGGAATTTGAAAAAAGGACAATTGAGAAAACATATATAGCTGTGGTGGATGGAATTTTGACAAAAAAAAGTGGGTTTATAGAAAAACCCATCAGCAGGTCAAATGATGGAATAAAAAGAGAAATTAATGAAGATGGTGATTATGCAATCACCTACTACGAAGTAATTGCCTACAAAAGTAACTACTCAATCTTGAAACTAAAGCCTATTACTGGCCGTACACATCAGTTAAGAGTACATTTGGCATCAATTGGTTATCCTATTGTTGGTGATGTTCTTTATGGAACAGGAAAATATAAAGACTTTCCGCTATTGCTTCATGCATATTCAATAAAGTTTGATTTTAACTTAATAGAAAGACAATACAATATCACTGCTCCACTACCACACTATTTTTCTGAGTTTCTTGGCTGTGAGTTGGAGCTTTAA
- the era gene encoding GTPase Era — translation MAFKSGFVALIGRPNVGKSTLMNYFVGKKISIISPKPQTTRNSIKGILTLNDAQVIFIDTPGVHPPKNKLGEYMVKVSEKTLKEVDLILYIVEATDSGIGPWDETILEKLKEVQTPKILVLNKADLASKENIEILKSLFSGRLSFEFIIEIAAINGYNCDVLLEKIKMLLPEGPKYYLDDMTTDVRESFIVSEIIREKILLNLSEEVPHGVGVSVERFSEREDKDILDIEATIYCEKESHKAIIIGKGGQMLKKIGMQAREELEMLFGIKVNLQLWVKVKKNWRDDISAMKMLGYNLKEV, via the coding sequence ATGGCATTTAAGTCAGGATTTGTAGCATTGATAGGACGTCCAAACGTTGGTAAATCAACGCTAATGAATTACTTTGTGGGAAAAAAAATTTCAATAATCTCACCGAAACCACAGACAACAAGAAATAGCATAAAAGGAATACTGACCCTGAATGATGCACAGGTAATATTTATTGATACACCTGGTGTTCACCCACCTAAGAACAAACTTGGTGAATATATGGTAAAGGTTTCTGAAAAGACCCTAAAAGAAGTAGACTTAATCCTTTACATTGTTGAAGCTACTGACAGTGGAATTGGTCCGTGGGATGAAACAATCTTAGAAAAGTTAAAAGAGGTTCAAACGCCTAAGATACTGGTTTTAAACAAGGCTGATTTAGCATCCAAGGAGAATATCGAGATTTTAAAAAGTCTTTTTTCAGGCAGATTAAGTTTTGAATTTATAATCGAGATAGCCGCAATCAATGGGTATAATTGTGATGTACTGTTAGAAAAAATCAAAATGCTATTGCCAGAAGGTCCAAAGTACTATCTTGACGATATGACAACAGATGTGAGAGAGAGCTTTATTGTCTCTGAAATAATCAGAGAAAAGATTTTGTTAAATCTTTCTGAAGAAGTACCACATGGTGTGGGAGTTTCGGTTGAAAGGTTTTCTGAAAGAGAAGATAAGGATATTTTAGATATAGAAGCAACTATCTATTGTGAAAAAGAATCCCACAAAGCAATAATTATTGGAAAAGGTGGACAAATGCTAAAGAAAATTGGAATGCAAGCGCGCGAAGAACTTGAAATGTTATTTGGAATAAAAGTTAATCTTCAGCTCTGGGTAAAGGTTAAGAAGAACTGGCGAGATGATATATCTGCAATGAAGATGCTGGGATATAACCTAAAAGAGGTCTGA
- a CDS encoding PRC-barrel domain containing protein codes for MNNFEKEVVSRLLLSNIKNSKPIVCQHSGKIIGNSDDIEVLIDDDGNICGIEIRKRRNFRWETEFIGWENIVVIGDDVIIVNIKEGELE; via the coding sequence TTGAACAATTTCGAAAAAGAGGTGGTATCAAGATTGCTTTTGAGTAATATAAAAAATTCAAAGCCTATTGTGTGTCAGCATTCAGGAAAGATTATAGGCAATTCAGATGACATAGAAGTTTTGATTGACGATGATGGAAATATTTGCGGCATAGAGATTAGAAAAAGGCGAAATTTCCGGTGGGAGACAGAATTTATTGGATGGGAAAATATAGTTGTAATTGGTGATGATGTGATAATTGTAAACATAAAAGAGGGGGAGCTTGAATGA
- the recO gene encoding DNA repair protein RecO: MKFIKAKGIVLKDVNFEESSKILTILTSELGKIQALSKNCRRTLSPLSAVSQPLIYSEFVFTKTKEIYSISSASVIESFFDITQNVYLTIYSSYLIELVDSFIQIEQKNEDVLRLLLNSLYMLKKGADPETICRIFEIKMLIFTGFFPQFTQCVKCQKSHLSRIFFSFKNAGVVCAECKEENDVEIGLEVVEKVLTIAATDLKKLSKIRISKGLNDILKTLMTTYIKLVLQKDVKILDFFKFIK, translated from the coding sequence ATGAAATTCATAAAGGCAAAAGGCATTGTGCTAAAAGATGTAAATTTTGAAGAGTCAAGCAAGATCTTGACCATCTTAACATCTGAGCTTGGAAAGATCCAGGCACTTTCAAAAAATTGCAGACGAACATTGAGCCCTTTGAGTGCTGTATCACAGCCGCTTATATATTCAGAGTTTGTGTTTACAAAAACAAAGGAGATTTACTCTATATCATCAGCAAGTGTAATTGAATCGTTTTTTGACATTACTCAAAATGTTTACCTTACTATTTACTCCAGTTACCTTATAGAGCTTGTAGACAGTTTCATCCAGATTGAGCAAAAAAACGAGGATGTGCTAAGACTTCTTTTGAACTCATTGTACATGCTGAAAAAGGGGGCAGATCCTGAGACTATATGCAGAATCTTTGAGATTAAAATGTTAATCTTTACGGGATTTTTCCCTCAATTTACCCAATGTGTGAAATGTCAAAAGTCACACCTGAGCCGTATTTTTTTCTCTTTCAAAAATGCAGGTGTTGTCTGCGCAGAATGTAAAGAAGAAAATGATGTGGAAATAGGTCTTGAAGTTGTTGAGAAGGTCCTAACAATTGCTGCAACAGATTTGAAAAAGCTAAGTAAAATAAGAATTAGTAAAGGTTTGAATGACATATTGAAAACCTTAATGACAACATATATTAAATTAGTATTGCAAAAGGATGTCAAAATCCTTGATTTTTTTAAATTTATAAAATAA
- a CDS encoding glycine--tRNA ligase encodes MDEIVSLCKRRGFIFQSSEIYGGLNSCWDYGPLGVEMKNNIKRLWWKANVQLRDDVVGLDSSILMNPKVWEASGHLTNFADPMADCKVCKKRWRTDQLSEYKCPECGGELTEARMFNLMFKTFMGPVEDESAVVYLRPETAQGIFVNFLNVQQTMRKKLPFGIAQIGKSFRNEVTPGNFIFRTREFEQMEIEYFVKPGTDEYWHKHWIEQRISWYYKLGIRKENIRIREHGKDELAHYAKACVDIEYLFPMGWSELEGIANRTDFDLSRHQEYSGQNLTYFDDETKQRYIPYVIEPSAGVDRSLLAFLVDAYENQKIDENDSRIVLHLHPAIAPVKAGIFPLLKKEELVKKAKEIYNNLKYKWIVQYDESGSIGKRYRRQDEIGTPFGITVDYQTLEDNTVTIRDRDTMEQVRVHIEEIIPYLEEKIEVKF; translated from the coding sequence ATGGATGAGATAGTCTCGCTTTGCAAACGTCGAGGATTTATATTCCAATCAAGTGAAATATATGGCGGACTGAACAGCTGCTGGGATTATGGACCACTTGGCGTTGAGATGAAGAACAATATAAAAAGACTTTGGTGGAAAGCAAATGTACAGCTAAGGGACGATGTTGTCGGACTTGACTCAAGCATATTAATGAATCCAAAGGTATGGGAAGCAAGTGGACATTTAACTAATTTTGCAGATCCTATGGCTGATTGCAAGGTTTGTAAAAAAAGATGGAGGACAGACCAACTTTCTGAGTATAAATGTCCTGAATGTGGTGGAGAACTTACAGAAGCAAGGATGTTTAATTTGATGTTTAAAACCTTCATGGGCCCTGTTGAGGATGAGTCTGCAGTTGTTTACTTGAGGCCTGAAACTGCACAGGGTATATTTGTTAACTTTTTAAATGTTCAGCAGACCATGAGAAAAAAGCTTCCTTTTGGGATTGCTCAGATAGGAAAGTCATTCCGAAATGAAGTAACACCTGGTAATTTCATTTTCAGGACAAGAGAATTTGAGCAGATGGAAATAGAATATTTTGTAAAACCTGGAACAGATGAATATTGGCACAAACATTGGATTGAGCAACGAATAAGTTGGTATTATAAACTGGGTATTAGAAAGGAGAACATAAGAATAAGAGAGCACGGGAAAGATGAACTTGCGCATTATGCAAAGGCATGTGTTGATATTGAATATTTATTCCCAATGGGCTGGTCAGAGCTTGAAGGTATTGCAAATAGAACTGACTTTGACTTGTCGAGACATCAGGAATACAGTGGTCAGAATTTGACATATTTTGACGATGAGACAAAACAAAGGTATATTCCATATGTAATTGAACCCTCTGCGGGAGTTGACAGGTCGCTTCTTGCATTTTTGGTTGACGCATATGAAAATCAGAAGATTGACGAGAATGATTCAAGGATTGTACTGCACCTTCACCCTGCTATTGCTCCAGTTAAAGCAGGCATTTTCCCACTTTTGAAAAAAGAAGAGCTTGTAAAAAAGGCAAAGGAGATTTACAATAACCTCAAATACAAGTGGATTGTCCAATATGATGAAAGTGGCAGCATAGGCAAACGATACAGACGCCAAGATGAGATAGGTACTCCATTTGGAATAACAGTAGACTATCAAACCTTAGAAGACAACACAGTGACTATAAGGGATAGAGATACAATGGAACAGGTAAGAGTTCATATTGAAGAGATAATTCCATATTTAGAAGAAAAAATTGAAGTAAAGTTTTAA
- a CDS encoding sugar-binding transcriptional regulator, which translates to MEDFLELLKRVTPEVIEIFERRYDILKNVKYYQPIGRRMLAERVKLSERIVRNEVDILRSLGLLTITENGTFLTNEGEDILEKLSNIVYDIKGLEALRERVKDILGAKDIIVVPGNADTNPYVLRELGIAAGKVILSLLPEVKIIAVTGGQTVKEVVDNFPRCSFKDILVVPARGGIGQEVEKQANTLAASLAKKLGGKYKLLHLPDTMDEEIYKLIVRKEEVQDVLNDINNADMLIFGIGNAIEMAKRRKFGEEMIEKLKEVGAIGEIFGYYFDKEGNIVYSTTTVGIKLEKIKNIKYMIGVAGGAHKAEAILSLNGIKHNTIFVIDEGIARRILSIKG; encoded by the coding sequence ATGGAAGATTTTCTTGAGCTTTTAAAAAGAGTAACACCTGAAGTAATAGAAATATTTGAAAGAAGGTATGACATATTAAAAAACGTGAAATATTATCAGCCAATTGGTAGAAGGATGTTAGCTGAAAGGGTAAAGCTTTCTGAAAGAATTGTAAGAAATGAAGTAGACATTTTAAGAAGTCTTGGGCTTTTAACCATAACAGAGAATGGTACATTTTTGACAAATGAAGGAGAAGATATTCTTGAAAAACTTTCTAATATAGTATATGATATAAAAGGGTTAGAAGCTTTAAGAGAGAGGGTAAAAGATATTTTAGGTGCGAAAGATATCATTGTAGTTCCAGGAAATGCTGATACAAATCCATATGTACTGAGGGAATTGGGTATTGCAGCGGGTAAGGTTATTCTCTCCCTCTTACCAGAAGTCAAGATAATTGCCGTTACAGGTGGACAGACGGTAAAAGAAGTTGTTGACAATTTCCCAAGATGCTCTTTTAAAGATATCTTGGTAGTTCCAGCAAGGGGCGGAATTGGACAAGAGGTTGAAAAACAAGCGAATACCCTGGCAGCAAGTTTAGCTAAAAAATTGGGTGGAAAGTATAAGCTTCTCCACCTTCCTGATACGATGGACGAAGAGATATATAAACTGATTGTGAGAAAAGAAGAGGTTCAAGATGTTTTAAATGACATTAACAATGCCGATATGTTGATATTTGGTATAGGCAATGCGATTGAAATGGCAAAGAGAAGAAAATTTGGCGAAGAGATGATAGAAAAACTAAAAGAAGTGGGAGCGATTGGTGAGATTTTTGGTTATTATTTTGACAAAGAGGGCAATATTGTCTATAGTACAACCACAGTAGGTATAAAACTTGAAAAAATTAAAAACATTAAATATATGATAGGAGTTGCGGGTGGCGCGCACAAGGCAGAGGCAATACTTTCATTAAATGGTATAAAACATAACACAATATTTGTCATTGATGAGGGGATTGCACGTAGAATTTTGAGTATAAAAGGGTAG
- a CDS encoding Lrp/AsnC family transcriptional regulator produces the protein MNTEIKVLELLEQNPKLSAEEIAIMLNEKKEEIERVIKKLEDEKVIVKYHTIVNWEKTEKEVVEAIIEVKVTPQRGVGYDAIAKRIYKFPEVKAVYLLSGNYDLHVIVEGKTMKDIAHFVGSKLAPLEYVLSTATHFIMKKYKDAGVILEDGEKDDREVITP, from the coding sequence ATGAATACAGAAATAAAGGTTTTAGAACTTCTTGAGCAAAACCCAAAGCTCTCTGCAGAAGAAATTGCCATTATGCTAAATGAAAAGAAAGAGGAGATTGAAAGAGTAATTAAAAAGCTTGAAGATGAAAAGGTAATAGTCAAGTATCACACAATTGTCAATTGGGAAAAGACAGAAAAAGAGGTGGTGGAAGCAATAATTGAGGTAAAGGTAACTCCTCAAAGAGGTGTTGGATACGATGCAATTGCAAAAAGGATATACAAATTTCCAGAGGTCAAGGCGGTTTATCTTCTTTCTGGAAATTATGACTTACATGTAATTGTTGAAGGAAAGACAATGAAAGATATTGCCCATTTTGTAGGTTCTAAACTTGCACCGCTTGAATATGTTTTGTCTACAGCAACCCACTTTATAATGAAAAAATACAAAGACGCAGGGGTAATCTTAGAAGATGGTGAGAAGGATGACAGGGAGGTAATAACACCGTGA
- the dut gene encoding dUTP diphosphatase, whose translation MILKIKRADDAKDLPLPQYASAGSAGMDLFACVENEVVINPGEIKLIRTGIYIELPDGYEAQIRPRSGLALKYGITILNSPGTIDNDYRGEICIILINLGKEPFVVKRGDRIAQMVICKYEKARIEEVYKLSETERGDGGFGSTGI comes from the coding sequence ATGATTTTAAAGATAAAAAGGGCAGATGATGCAAAAGATTTACCTTTGCCTCAATACGCTTCAGCTGGTTCTGCCGGGATGGACCTTTTTGCTTGTGTGGAGAATGAAGTGGTCATCAACCCTGGTGAGATAAAGCTTATCAGAACAGGGATATACATAGAGCTTCCAGATGGCTATGAAGCTCAGATAAGACCACGAAGCGGGCTTGCATTAAAATATGGCATTACAATTTTAAATTCCCCTGGAACAATTGACAATGACTACAGAGGAGAGATATGTATAATCTTGATTAATCTTGGGAAAGAGCCGTTTGTAGTAAAAAGAGGTGATAGAATAGCTCAGATGGTGATATGCAAGTATGAAAAGGCGAGAATAGAGGAGGTTTACAAACTTTCTGAAACAGAGCGTGGAGATGGTGGTTTTGGTTCAACTGGTATTTGA
- the ppdK gene encoding pyruvate, phosphate dikinase gives MSKKKYVYMFYEGNKDMRELLGGKGANLAEMTNLGLPVPPGFTVTTEACTRYYDEGEKIADEIVEEIFEKLAELEKITGKKFGDPSNPLLVSVRSGARVSMPGMMDTILNLGINDEVVEGLAKLTNNERFAYDSYRRFIQMFSDVVMGIEKGKFEKILDEVKEKYGAKYDTDLTAEHLKEVVVKYKELYKTEKGEDFPQDPKVQLLEAVKAVFRSWNNPRAIVYRRLNEIPHDWGTAVNVQMMAYGNMGNDSGTGVAFTRNPATGEKELYGEFLMNAQGEDVVAGIRTPQPISALKETMPEVYQQLADIAKKLETYYKDMQDMEFTIEKGKLYMLQTRNGKRTAQAALKIAVDMVEEGLITKEEAMLKVDPKQLDTLLHPTFEPSALKAAKPIAKGLPASPGAATGKIYFTAEEAKAAVERGEKKVILVRTETSPEDIEGMVAAQGILTSRGGMTSHAAVVARGMGKCCVAGCGDISINEEEKYFTTPDGKVYREGDWISLDGSTGYVYEGELPTKDPELTGYFATFMQWADEIRRLKVRANADTPRDAAQARRFGAEGIGLCRTEHMFFEEDRIPAMREMIVARTEEQRRKALNKLLPMQRGDFEALFREMKGYPVTIRLLDPPLHEFLPKEDDAIRELAAQMGITFEELKSIVQSLHELNPMLGHRGCRLAVIYPEIAEMQTRAIIEAAINVKNEGIDVVPEIMVPLVGELKELKYIKDIIVKTAEKVMEEKGVKIEYKVGTMIEVPRAALTADEIAKEAEFFSFGTNDLTQMTFGFSRDDIGKFLNDYFEKKIFETDPFARLDEKGVGKLIKMAAELGRSTRPDIKLGICGEHGGDPSSIEFCHNAGLDYVSCSPFRVPIARLAAAQAQVKSKMKAFIDK, from the coding sequence TTGAGCAAAAAGAAATATGTGTACATGTTCTATGAAGGAAACAAAGACATGAGAGAGCTTCTTGGAGGAAAAGGTGCTAATCTTGCTGAGATGACAAATCTTGGACTTCCAGTTCCTCCTGGCTTTACCGTAACAACAGAAGCATGTACAAGATATTACGACGAAGGCGAAAAGATAGCTGATGAGATTGTAGAAGAAATCTTTGAAAAGTTAGCAGAACTTGAAAAGATTACAGGTAAGAAATTTGGAGATCCAAGCAATCCACTTCTTGTTTCTGTTCGAAGCGGTGCAAGAGTTTCAATGCCGGGTATGATGGACACTATCTTGAACCTTGGTATCAATGATGAAGTTGTCGAAGGTTTGGCAAAGCTTACAAATAATGAGAGATTTGCTTATGACTCGTACAGAAGATTTATCCAGATGTTTTCAGATGTTGTTATGGGAATTGAGAAAGGCAAGTTTGAAAAGATACTCGATGAAGTAAAAGAAAAGTATGGTGCAAAATATGATACAGATTTGACTGCTGAGCACTTAAAAGAGGTAGTTGTAAAATATAAAGAGCTCTACAAGACAGAAAAAGGCGAAGACTTCCCACAAGATCCAAAAGTCCAACTTTTAGAAGCAGTAAAAGCAGTATTCAGATCATGGAACAACCCAAGAGCAATTGTTTATAGAAGACTCAATGAGATTCCTCATGATTGGGGAACAGCTGTAAACGTCCAGATGATGGCATATGGTAACATGGGCAATGACTCTGGTACAGGTGTTGCCTTCACACGAAATCCAGCAACAGGTGAAAAAGAGTTATATGGCGAGTTCTTAATGAATGCTCAAGGTGAAGACGTTGTTGCGGGTATCAGAACACCACAACCAATCTCAGCTTTAAAAGAGACAATGCCAGAAGTTTACCAGCAGCTTGCTGACATTGCAAAGAAGCTTGAGACATACTACAAGGATATGCAAGATATGGAGTTCACAATTGAAAAAGGAAAACTCTATATGCTTCAGACAAGAAATGGTAAGAGAACAGCACAAGCAGCACTTAAAATTGCAGTTGACATGGTTGAAGAAGGGCTTATAACAAAAGAAGAAGCAATGTTGAAAGTTGATCCTAAACAGCTTGATACATTACTTCACCCAACATTTGAACCAAGTGCACTAAAAGCTGCAAAGCCAATTGCAAAAGGCCTCCCTGCATCACCAGGTGCAGCAACTGGTAAGATTTACTTTACAGCTGAAGAGGCAAAAGCAGCAGTTGAAAGAGGTGAAAAGAAGGTTATTCTTGTCAGAACAGAGACATCACCAGAAGACATTGAAGGTATGGTTGCAGCACAAGGAATACTCACATCACGCGGTGGTATGACATCACATGCAGCAGTTGTAGCAAGAGGTATGGGCAAGTGCTGTGTTGCAGGTTGTGGAGATATATCGATTAATGAAGAAGAGAAATACTTTACGACACCAGATGGTAAAGTATATCGCGAAGGCGATTGGATTTCACTTGACGGCTCAACAGGGTATGTATACGAAGGTGAACTTCCGACAAAAGATCCAGAGCTCACAGGTTACTTTGCAACATTTATGCAATGGGCTGATGAGATAAGAAGACTGAAGGTTAGAGCAAATGCTGATACACCAAGAGATGCTGCACAGGCAAGAAGGTTTGGTGCAGAAGGTATTGGTCTTTGCAGAACTGAGCACATGTTCTTCGAAGAAGACAGAATACCAGCTATGAGAGAGATGATTGTTGCAAGAACAGAAGAACAGAGAAGGAAAGCATTGAACAAACTTCTCCCAATGCAAAGAGGCGACTTTGAAGCACTCTTCAGAGAGATGAAAGGTTATCCAGTTACAATAAGACTTCTTGACCCACCATTGCATGAATTCTTACCAAAAGAAGACGATGCTATAAGAGAACTTGCAGCACAGATGGGTATCACCTTTGAAGAACTAAAATCAATTGTTCAAAGCTTGCATGAGCTTAACCCAATGCTTGGTCACAGAGGTTGTCGTTTGGCTGTGATATATCCAGAGATTGCTGAGATGCAAACAAGAGCTATAATTGAAGCAGCTATAAATGTAAAGAATGAGGGAATAGATGTTGTACCTGAGATAATGGTTCCACTTGTTGGTGAACTCAAAGAGCTCAAGTACATCAAAGACATCATTGTTAAGACTGCTGAAAAGGTCATGGAAGAAAAGGGTGTAAAGATTGAGTATAAAGTTGGTACAATGATTGAAGTACCAAGAGCAGCACTTACTGCTGATGAGATTGCAAAAGAAGCAGAGTTCTTCTCATTTGGTACAAACGATCTGACACAGATGACATTTGGATTCTCCAGAGACGATATAGGCAAATTCTTGAATGACTACTTTGAAAAGAAGATATTCGAAACAGATCCATTTGCAAGACTTGATGAAAAAGGTGTTGGCAAACTTATCAAGATGGCTGCAGAGCTTGGACGTAGCACCAGACCAGATATCAAACTTGGAATCTGTGGTGAGCATGGCGGCGATCCATCCAGCATTGAGTTCTGCCACAATGCAGGGCTTGACTATGTTTCATGTTCACCATTCAGAGTGCCAATAGCAAGACTTGCAGCTGCTCAAGCACAAGTAAAATCAAAGATGAAAGCATTTATAGATAAATAA